A genome region from Solanum stenotomum isolate F172 unplaced genomic scaffold, ASM1918654v1 scaffold23673, whole genome shotgun sequence includes the following:
- the LOC125851236 gene encoding uncharacterized protein LOC125851236, giving the protein MERRNMDKDGPNKEGLLQFVNKEEQAEENSCLSTRLIEELEPQHLLRLGNPRFTGNCTQKLFFHSSLGLQNKLPKHIISFDERYFLRCLELVHIHSTCNFSSKMQILSKSSGSREVRNENLCTNGNLAIECPQAVGIESSYVPDSSAEWILGAITGSQSMLNILKSPLLNQFGSVNCTVDSGKENIRDSEEASFSDFMSSPGGFSVSSAQKLQKEMADHAYGSEHVHRRVLSVSSTASTCSDQSCLSAAAPISQGMLQRRWKNGLPHYVFSIDGKKEVYVADLLKIDSPDDKFLDYVYTFHSRPEGKKERAFSARESQLVGKMTVSTSVTLSSTKLEIMETRFVVFGSMDQYMDEIQTSHILRKNKKLAKKVTDVFRTSQSYKQRSLSKFGGTSAILEDASWTPSIDMYDDYYSCGNALLDQQIPPNFELAAIVTRDPINDSSKEAEKGGWGMKFLKKSPTVSKNAPPEISVECRSRGTSECSTSTDVIIPSGFHGGPRSRHAGPSSLLERWSSGGHCDCGGWDLGCPFTVLKTGNEASSQTTSGDCQTFDLYIQGSKQSAPVMKMSNIHDGLYYIHFHSTLSALQSFAIAAAFIHRHSPFLRPKLYRK; this is encoded by the exons ATGGAACGCAGAAACATGGACAAGGATGGACCTAATAAAGAAGGTTTATTGCAGTTTGTGAACAAGGAAGAACAAGCAGAGGAGAATAGTTGTTTGTCGACAAGATTAATAGAAGAGTTAGAACCACAGCACCTACTTAGATTAGGAAACCCGCGCTTTACAGGAAATTGCACTCAGAAATTGTTCTTTCATAGTTCTCTTGGCTTACAAAATAAGCTTCCAAAGCATATAATAAGTTTTGACGAAAGATACTTCCTTCGCTGCCTTGAATTGGTACACATACATTCCACATGTAACTTCTCTTCAAAGATGCAAATTTTATCAAAGAGTTCAGGTTCAAGAGAGGTTAGAAATGAAAATCTCTGCACTAATGGTAATCTGGCGATCGAATGCCCTCAAGCTGTGGGGATTGAATCAAGTTATGTCCCTGACTCCTCCGCAGAGTGGATTCTTGGTGCAATAACTGGTAGTCAGAGTATGCTGAACATTTTAAAGAGTCCTTTACTTAATCAATTTGGATCTGTTAACTGTACTGTTGATTCTGGAAAGGAAAATATACGTGACAGTGAAGAAGCAAGTTTTTCCGATTTCATGAGCTCTCCCGGTGGTTTTAGTGTCAGTTCAGCACAGAAGCTACAGAAGGAGATGGCAGATCATGCATATGGATCTGAGCATGTACACAGAAGGGTTCTTTCTGTATCTAGTACAGCTTCGACATGCTCGGATCAATCTTGTCTTTCAGCGGCTGCGCCTATTTCTCAAGGAATGCTCCAGAGGAGATGGAAAAATGGTTTACCACATTATGTCTTTTCCATAGATGGTAAAAAGGAAGTTTATGTAGCTGATTTGCTGAAGATTGACTCACCTGATGATAAGTTTCTCGATTATGTTTACACATTTCATTCAAGACCAGAAGGCAAAAAGGAACGCGCCTTCTCTGCAAGGGAATCACAACTTGTAGGTAAAATGACTGTGTCAACTTCAGTGACACTCAGCTCAACCAAGTTGGAGATTATGGAGACGCGATTTGTTGTGTTTGGTTCCATGGATCAATATATGGATGAGATACAAACAAGTCATATCCTCAGGAAGAACAAAAAATTGGCAAAGAAAGTAACAGATGTGTTCAGAACTAGTCAGTCTTATAAGCAGAGAAGCTTATCCAAGTTCGGGGGAACAAGCGCCATTCTTGAAGATGCTTCTTGGACGCCATCCATAGATATGTATGATGATTATTATTCATGCGGCAATGCTCTTTTGGATCAACAGATTCCGCCAAATTTTGAGTTGGCTGCCATTGTTACCAGAGATCCTATTAATGACAGCTCCAAGGAGGCAGAGAAGGGTGGCTGGGGTATGAAGTTTCTCAAGAAATCTCCGACTGTAAGTAAAAATGCACCTCCTGAGATATCGGTGGAATGTCGTTCACGTGGCACCAGTGAATGCTCAACAAGCACGGATGTTATAATTCCAAGTGGTTTTCACGGTGGACCTAGAAGCAGACATGCTGGGCCGTCAAGCCTGTTGGAGCGGTGGAGCTCTGGTGGGCACTGTGATTGTGGAGGCTGGGATCTTGGGTGCCCCTTCACAGTTCTTAAAACTGGAAATGAAGCTTCATCACAAACTACATCTGGAGACTGTCAAACTTTTGATCTCTATATACAG GGTTCAAAACAAAGTGCACCAGTCATGAAAATGTCGAATATTCATGATGGGTTGTATTACATCCATTTTCATTCGACTCTATCAGCTTTGCAGTCTTTTGCCATAGCTGCTGCTTTCATTCATAGACATAGTCCTTTCCTACGACCGAAACTGTACAGGAAGTGA